The genomic DNA GAACCGAAGCATTCGAACAATTTATGCCATTTCCTACCACGGTTTCCGGATTCGCGCAGACGACCTTCCGGCGGAGGTCACAGGCAAACGGGAAAACGGGGGGGTAAGCAAAGGAAGAAGCATGTTTCCGTTCGACTAAAAGACGTTTGCTCCCTTCACAGTTTCACTCCGCACTAAAACGCTACATTCTGCTACAGAGTTCGAAGGTTGGCTGGAACATGGCATCGAAGTACAGAGCGGATGGTGACCCGAAAAGCCTAGTCCAGTCTAGGTTTGGGTTGCAATATTGCAAAACCGTACCGTCCGTTCCGAAACCGCTACAATAAGCAATAACGACTTAACAATCTTTACCCTTATGCCAGTCCACCGTACGCGGCAGATCGTTCGATGCCGGCCGGGAAAATGCAACGGAAACGATGCGGAGGAAGTAGTTGGCCGGTGAGGTCTTTCTTTGCCGCTGTAGGTGTGGCTTCTTGTTTGAAATCGAAAGGCAATGGAGACAAACTTCAATCACCACCACCCCACTAGACTCGGTTCTCAGTTGCAATGTGGCAAAGTCGGTCCGTGTTCTGGGCCAACAGCCGAAAGCCCattccgagcacgccatgcaaCCGGTCGTGCACTGGCTGAGGAGGGTATCGGTAAGGGCGGTTGTGCGAGCATAAAAACAATTTCCCTCTGCCGGATGCCGTCACATTTCCTGGCAAAACTGGCAAAAGAAGCGCGCCGGTAATGAGGACgagtcggtggtggtggctggcAGATAGTTGGCCCACAGCCAACGAGAGCAATTGCAATCCCGGAGGGAAAACGATGGTAGCTAAAATAACGCTGGTAAAACGGTTTTATTGCCTTTCttcgggcacacacacacacacccgccgCACCATCGCTGGCTGGGGGGCTGGTTGGATCAGCTTCCCTTAATTGTGTGGTAAAGGGACGACACGGAAAGCGCCGTGGGGAGAACTTAAGTGAAGCTTCACAATCAGCCCACAAAAACCCGACGTGCCGAATCATAATGCTATTCGATTTTTGCAACGTGCGAAGAAGAGAAGTTTGGTGCCGATCCAGTCaatgcctgtgtgtgtgtgtgtggttgtgtttaaGCCGGGTCGATTCATTTATTTCCATCATTTAATCTTGTTTTCTTAACTcaacaaagaaagaaagtaaaaaaccATTGGAAAGCGCGATGGAAAACCATTACGTACGAGATAAATCCTTTCCAGCAAACCATCTCATCCTTTGTCCAGCCTTAACAAATGTGCGATAAAacagtgaacaaaaaaaaaaaaaaaatggctcgTCCCGGAGAAGTGTGACAACTAATAAATTTTCACAAAGCTTCTGTAAATAACATCCCGCAGTAGGGAAAACAATCAGCCAGGAAACCGCACAGCCAGCGAATGAAAAATGGGCTGCATTAGgggtggaaaaggaaaaagcacACGGGACACTTAACACGGGCAGATGAAGaaagctgtttgtttttccgggCACCGATTCTGGGAAAGCGCGATTGCCCGGTGGGCCCGCTGAAATGGTAATCTGTTTATGATGGATGTTAAACCTGGATTTGcgtcatttgtttttgttgagcCAATTAATTTGGGTTAAACTTCAAAAATGGATACAAAAATAGTTCGAACTTTGAAAGATTCTTCAAAGCATTCCTAGCAGGCCATGCTTGTAGCTGTCATTGCCGATTGCCGTGTCTCTCCTCCTGTCAAACACGCACCGTGCTTCCGGAATGTGTACTCGCGATTGTTACCGTCTGTTTGGATACTTTCTTGGCTTTCTGTGGATGGCCAGTTCCGTGTACTACACGACCGAAACGATCGAGCTGCTAAAGCTGATGAAGTTAAGATGTAATAAGGCATCGGCACGAGCGCTGGATACGCCCGACACCGGACCAGCCCGGCTGCAGTTTAGTGATGCAATGATTGCTAAGGTTTGTGATTTCTACACCCATCTGGATGTGTTTATGCCGTACCACTTTATCACCACGATCATCAAGATGATGCCCGGCGTACTGCTCGTGACGGGTATATACACGGTAATGGTTTTGCCTAACATGTTTCCGCCTTTGTGTAATGtatttctttcttctgttttccagAGCAACATTACCTTGGTGCAAGTGTTTGCGTTGTATGGGATTTTAGAGGAATGCTTTTTTGTGATTGtgttttcaaaaatatttgccGTCCTCCAGTCCTTCGACCTGAGCATTTGGATCTACTGGATAATTGTGATATTCTGTGGTGAGTACATCGAAAGGGTATTTGTAAGCTTTTTGACGCTTTCCTATGTTTTTGGTTGACAGTGTCCCAAATGAATTTGGTTTCGTCCTGAGATTTAATGCCAGTTTTCCACATTTTTTCCTACTGTTTTTATTTGCGCGTATCCCAATCAATTTTGAAATTACTTTAAAAAACTCCGGACGAATAAAAAAGTCCTAGCAAAGCGTCAAAAAGCCTCGGGGAAACCCTGTAACAAATATAGAAAATATTCGTAAATTACCTTTAAATTTCTTTCTTGCGCTTCAGTgaagcttttcttctcgatcTGGATACTGCTGGGAGTATACGCGGCAATAAAACCCCGAACAGCACCCCGCAATCCACCACGAGTCTAATCgcacacagagaaaaaaaacccaacacacacacacacacactcgctgcaGTGCAATACGTTTCTTTGGAAATTAGAATATTATTTACTAGTTATACTCTTccgctactgctactactactgctactgatCGGCGACAGCGACCTATAAATACACCGGTATGTGTGAAGTAATGATAATAATCAGCTATTAACAGGAATGCCATTGTGAACACGACGAACACGAATAACGCTATAACTtccaggaaaacaaaacagaaaagaggcgcaataataaaaataataataattaatattaatgaACATGATTCGGGCAGATGCTTAGCGACCTGGCGCGCGGCTGGCTGACCGCGCGTACAGAAGAATGTATgtacaaattaatttaatcctTCGTTCGCCGCACTACTCTCGTGGTTATTGCTCCTGTAGGATATGTATTATTTACACAGGTGAATAGTTTTCTTCTAATCTTTCAGAAAAACTTGGCGTATAACTGTTGTAGCACCTTTCGTACACATTTCGCGTTTCTATGTATCTATATGCATCCCCTTTTGCTGACCTTCGCAAGGTTCAGCCATATTTACaccattttcctttcgctgccTTTCATTTCACTAGAAATACTGGTTGCATCTTACTGCCTTCTTGCTGTTGTccagtttgttttattttccacacgGCAGTTTCAAATTGTTAAGCTTTGCTACatgtgtttttaaattattttatcgaTTCACCCAGCATTTCTTCTCGTTTGCCGATTGTGTTGCTATACTAgttagtgtttgtttgtttttaaataaagctTCTTATTGCCTATTTCTCGATTGCCCTTTCTTTTTTGCGCGTCTTATTTTAGCAAAGCTATTTACACTCTGTTTcgtttgcaattttttttttcgttttctttctcaCACGTCAATTCCCACTGGTTTGGCTTGCACACACTGTCCATCTTCCGAGTCGGCAACATGCGTGATTATCACAGAACGGTTTCCATGATCCACGGCACAAACTTGGATATTCGCGTACAAACACCCGGTAGGTTTGCTTCAGCACAGCCAATTCCCCACGATATGATGCCCGCCAGGAAGTAGTGACCATCCTTGCCTTTCACCTGCGGATGAGTCCAAACAGGAGAAACTGAGTAAAGCACCAAGAGTGGTAATGTATTTCTTCGCCAACTTACCTGCAATGGTCCACCGGAATCGCCCTGGCACGAGTCCTGCCCACCCGTCTCGTGCCCGGCGCACAGGAAAATGTCCGGTATGAACTCGTGCCGGCCGGCGCGCAGGAACATCGATTTGCACCGGTCGTTGCTCACGATCGGAACGGACACCTGGGGGTGGGGCGAAAAGTGAAGCGAATATTGGGGCAAAACAGGTAAGTGGAAAATAATGGCAGAAAAATGCATTCCTATGAATACTAAACGGCTCTCATAACTCAAGCacttgtgtgagtgtgagtgtgaggaTCATAAGCAGCATGAAAAGTTTACGGTTTAGGGCGTTAAGTTAAGGCGAACGGGAGCGAGAAAACACAGCGAGAGATTCTTGGATGCATAAAGGAGCGATAAATATGTAACCATCTGTGTGGGGTTTGGTTGGCAGTGCTGgtttttcactttttgtttAGCGATTTATTAAGATTTACATAGTAAAATCGTTACCAGCTTAACGATCCTTCCAACAAATTCAGAACATTTAATATCAATCCCGGTCTTTTGCGCATGTAATGAAGTTTTAATTAAGCATATTTTTTCCCTCCGAGCACTGTACTTTCGGAGCCGTAATAAGTAACTTTGTGAGTGATGTAGAGCTATTCACAAACTCCCCCCGGGGACCGAAGAAAACCCTCCGCAAAAAGCTTCCGATCTTCTTAGAATCAATTAATTATCAATGAACAGCGAACGAAACTATCAATGCTTAATGTGAGGCAGAGCATTCGCACCAGCCATCAAGCGGCGTTCCATCATCCAACGCCATACGTCAGTGTCGAAGGCGAAACCCAGTTCCCTAGCGGACTGCCGGACCTAATCACGCCTGTCTCACCCATTAATTAATGTTGCTACTATCGTTTCGGCAAAAGCTTTCTATCCGGAACGCTCTACTTCATTGCACCGACCGGACACTAGGGCCGAAGGTTTCCTGGGAAACTAATACGAGTTTCACTGGAAGGTATTTAATACACCTTATGGTTGCAGGGAACCGGAAAAGGGCTCCAAAGGGGGGGGTTTCCCGATGGTAAATTGATGCTAAGGGAGTGTTGTTGGTGTCAGCGATACTGTTCAAATATGTCTGTGGATGAGAAATGGGGCAGGAAACGGAAGGAGTATCTTCAGGTGCATTATTTAGCAGACCTTGATGCTGATAGGACACCGGATACATTTCGGTCGTccaagaaaaactttttcgtCTAGAGATACTCGACGCCGATGAGCTACGATGTTTAGCCTTCCATTCCAAAGCTTCCCATAAAACAGATAGATTATTTGAGCTTAAAGTAGGGGATCTATGGCCACACCTGTTAAATCTCGCTTGGGTAAGAAGGGTTCAATCTCTGAAAGAATGAGCCATCATATGCGTCGCATCATTCATGCGTTACACCCGGATTGGGTCTCGCATCGTACAATCCTTCATTCGTAACGAGCCAGCTCATAAGCCACCTGAAGGGATGGATAAAGTTTTCGCACCGATTCGCACGATGGTTTGCCGAAAGGAACAATACGCTCCAACCCCATCCGTTCCATGCGGAAAAACCGCTCGAGGAATGACAAATCTTTACCGACGAGCGACGAGCTCTGCCGAGTCTTTGTGACAAATGGCGGTTCGTCTTCTTAGTTTCCTAGACGCCCTGGGCGAGCACCTGCTCGAGCGGTGAAGGTGATTTACTCAAAAGCCCACAAGAAGCCGGGTAGGTATAATAGGCGTAAGCGAACTACTAATCTGCCGCAAAAGAACAGCCCCGGCAGTACTGGCAAGCCGTTTCCGCTTCTCGCTTATCTCGATGGCTATTAAAAGTTTGCTTGAGCACAGGACGCTTTCCAGGGTAAACCCGTTTCCTTGGTTGCCCAAAACATTGATAATGATAGGGAGAAGCGACCGAGCGACATGTTGATAATGCCAAGGCTATACGTGAATGCTTCAGTCGGTAACGAAATCCCCGTCCGGGGTAACGAACGCATCCTTAAGTGAGGTGAAGAAAAGTCTTGAGCTGAAGATTGATTGCTTTCGGATGGGTGAACAATTAAATCCCATTTCGTCTCTATTCGATTCGAGCACTAGTTTGGCCAGACTGCTTCGACGCGAGACGCGACTGTGTCCTAGAAAGCCCCAATTGCTAGCACAAGGAACAGTTCGTAGATTGGTTATTTTGTCATCCATCTCTTGGCATTGGAGaacctttcccttttttcgcacGTAAAATCGATCAAACACGTCATTTATTGGTGACTTTTTGAAGGCCACAGGGCGGTGTCCGCAGTTCCGTGGAGGCTGGAGGCGTCGCTTTAATGCTCTCTAAAGATGATGTCAAATTCAATCAACTAACTGAATAACAGATATCGATGGAATTGTGTTGTTTCCACTTCCCTTCTTGGTTTTTGGGGGGTTGGGGATGATGAATGGGCTACATTGAGCATTGGGGTCAGAAAAGAAGCCACTTTTCCGAGTCGCTAAATGGGATCccacattcatcatcatcaattaGACAGTATCGAGGGAAAATGGTGAGGTCTGAGAATCGATTTTTCTATGCTTTAAAGTATCGTTGGCCTACCATCTTCTGTGCTCTTATGCTACTACATAATGTGATTGTAGAATTATCTGTGTTTCACACTCAAAACTCTCATAGCCTCGGGCATAGCCTCACAAACCATCACGTCATAAagaagtgtgttttttaccaTCATTTTCCACAAATTTTCTTCCCAACACACCAACAATGCGAGCAacacatttcgcttctctcttaACCGGGGCCATTTTTCAACGGGTCCATCTCCATATACGTTTTCGATGGAGatcgtgttgttgttttgctttcgtttaaAAAGGCTTCTGCCATCGTTGCGCTCTGCCCGGCAaacacagcaccatttcccagaaGAAAGCATGCAAACCACGAAGGAATCTAACGCTCGTGCAAGGAACGTGTTTTGAAACATCGTACAAAATTACACGGAACTCCGTTCCTATTATCGGCTTTCTCTGGGCTCAAATCAAATCTTCCTGGTTCGGTCgcaactactactaccagtTCACGCGTGgaaaaagccattttcatgCCATTTCGATCGTATTACGTTGCGGGGGAAGGCACGGGATATCACCATCGTTTACTCACATGACGTGGGGCATCAGCCTGGTGGTACGATTTTCTAACATCGACAACAAATCATTCCCAACCATCCTGCCCGGGAGgttattttttcctcctccattTTGAATGTTAGCCCACGGGTAGGGGTTTTCGTCCACGAGATGGGACGAGTCTCGTATGGCACTCTTGCTTTGAAGCTGAAGTGATCCCGGTTCCCGATTGCACGATGCCCCGTCTTTTCTAACGGTCAAATCTTTCCACTTTTTTCTCGAGGAGCCAAGCCAATGATAAGATTTACTCCCGCTTCTTTGAAAATGGAGAATTTGGCATCCACCAATGTATGGTGCGGATATTTGTTTGAAATATATCTCCACCATTATGTACGGGGCCATAAATTCAGCTGCATATTGTTTGACTGTTGAAGAGGGTGAGGAACATTTTTAAGCCGTTATTGATATGCCCGGTAGCATATGGACCATCTCTTCTGCCAGTGAAAGAATCAACTCCCTTTCTTGTgcgggtttccttttttcaagAAATGCACCTTAGATTGAATGTATTTGATCAATGGATAGCTCGGTTGGTGGTAGCACTAAGAAAGCTCCCGCTTACAGTCGCCAAGCTTTACGTGTCACTATCACACGTCGCCGTTCGCATAAGCTATTATGCTTTCCTTATTCCTGAGGTATTTCCGGGAAACGGTACGCTCCCGCAGGCCACCACAACTCAACTAACACGCTGAGTCAATGGCTGTGTCACAGAATGTGGCTTCGCGTACGTGATAATATCTATTGCCGTTTTGGACTCGGCCAAAAGGAGGGGAAGAAAACATCCAGAAAAGGTGAGCTACACCTTACCCGACTGGAAACGCAGAGCCGAGCGAgctggccttttttttcttggttcaAACGGAAACAGAATTCGTGGATTCGTGGCTGCAGGTAGCTTTTGCTTATCCATTCTTCCAATTCTATCCTTGCCCAGGAGCTTCTCGTCCACGTGGCGTggtgtgataaaaaatttattGTTGTGatgtggaaaaggaaaacggtTTGATTTCCGCTTCTTTCGCTCGATTTgctccaggaaaaaaggcgaaTTTCTTTAAAGGCTCGTTAAAATAAGAAAGGATCTTAACTGCTGTCATCCAACCTGTAGGAGGATTAGCCTTTTAATTTATCTTAATGGAAGCATCCAACTTTAAAGGTGCTCAGATTGATATTCGGCTAAAAAGGGAGATAACTTTCGCCGACACATTCTTATCTGCCACCTCTCTGACGGATAATAGCGAGCACAAACCCCGAAAAACTTCCAAGTCCTACTCAAGCGATTGAGCCCAGCTTTCACACCAGCTTGAAACGGTGTCGCAACGCACTTTCCGAATCTCTATTCCATTTCCTCTAATTATCATTTCACCACAATGACAACCACTTATCACTGTGGGACGGGCTGGTC from Anopheles stephensi strain Indian chromosome 2, UCI_ANSTEP_V1.0, whole genome shotgun sequence includes the following:
- the LOC118506221 gene encoding uncharacterized protein LOC118506221 translates to MCTRDCYRLFGYFLGFLWMASSVYYTTETIELLKLMKLRCNKASARALDTPDTGPARLQFSDAMIAKVCDFYTHLDVFMPYHFITTIIKMMPGVLLVTGIYTSNITLVQVFALYGILEECFFVIVFSKIFAVLQSFDLSIWIYWIIVIFCVKLFFSIWILLGVYAAIKPRTAPRNPPRV